The nucleotide sequence CTTAGCATCAAAACTTTTGCACCTTCCATCTGGTGAAAGAAATCCTCCTTTTGACTCTGCTATGGTATACTGAGGATTTATCATTATATTAACCCCACCTGCTATAGCCATAGAACATTCATTATTTTCTATAGCCTTACAAGCAAGATGAAGAGAAACCAAAGAACTTGAGCATGCTGTATCAATTGACATACTCGGTCCTGTAAAATTATAAACATATGACAATCTGTTTGAAACCATAGTCATCATATCTCCTGTGGCTGACTGTGATTCAAGCAATGGTTGATTTGCCGAATTAAACTGCAGCACTTTGTAATCAACTGTAAACGCTCCTATATAAACTCCTACATCCTTACCTGCAAGTTTTGTTGTATCAATACCAGCATCCTCAAAGGCTTCCCAAGAAGTTTCAAGTAAAATCCTCTGCTGTGGATCCATAGATGAAGCTTCTCTAGGCGTTATGCCAAAAAAGCCAGCATCAAATTTGTCAATATTATTCAAATATCCCCCACGAAAAGCATGTGTTTTCCCTATAGCCGACCTATCTGGATTATAGAACAAATCAATATTCCACCTATCCTTTGGAACATCTATAGTACAATCAACCCCTTTTGCAAGTATATCCCACAACTTTTCTTTATTATCAGCTCCGCCTGGAAGCCTTAATCCCAAGCCTATTATAGCTATTTTAGCCATTCTACTCATCCCCTATTGTCTTTTAATTTTGCTACACGCAGTCTCTTTAAAATGCTGCAACTCTTTTTAATATTTATAACTTTCCTCCTTTAATTTAAGTCTAAGTGTTAATCAAAAAGTAACTCAATTATACACTTAAGTAAATAAAATTCTTTTATTTTAAAAATAGTATCTTTTACAATATAATACCATGCAATATTTCTTTTTACAATCACACCTTTTTTGCATTTTTTGTAAATTAGTTAACAATAACTAAACTTTTGATATGTTAATTTAACATTTTCATATTCAGCTTAGTTTATATTCGTAAATTGATTTTAGAACATATGTTTGATAAGATTTAAGCAAGGAGGTAATAGCATGAACTTGTCCTTTAAAATAAATTCAATGTATATATGCGTACACAATATGGATAGAGCAATTAATTTCTACGAAAATTTGTTCAATTGTAAAGTTACTGGGAAAGATGAAATTTATAGCGTATTTGATATTAACGGATTTAGATATGGTTTATTTGCAAATAAAAAAACAGGAGAAAAGAAAATTTGGGGAAATAATTGTCTCCCAAGTTTTCAGGTTAATGATATTGACTTAATTTTAGAAAAGCTGAAGGAGTTGAATTGCCCAATTGTTTTTCCTCTTACTAATATAGGGAAAAATAAAGTTTTGGAATTTACCGACTGTGAAGGAAATGCTATTGAAATAACTAGTCCCATAAAGTGATTATTTTATCTATAGAAAGATTGTACAAATTAATAACCTATCTTAAGTATGGTGCATTTTTAGAGCTTAGAAAGTAGCTTGAAATTTAATTATTACCTTTATAAACATAAGTTTCTTAACATATAAGCTTCCTAATTGGTTAAGCTATTATAGAACTAAGTTGTTAGTTCAATTTAATCATATTAGAAAAGGAGAATACACTATGAATAATAATTTAGAAGAAACAAAAAGATTAAATGCTAAATCTGCTTCACAAAAATCATTTGCAAGCTCTAGTTCCTTCAAAAATGCTGCAAGCACAAACAGTAGTGCTTTTTCTGGTTCTAACAGTTTTTCAAACAGTGCATCAGCATCAGACCCTAACCTACAAGAAGCTAGAAGATTAAATTCTGAAGCTGCTGCCGGAAGATCTTCTATGAGCTCTAGCACAAGCGGATCAAATAATAGTTTCTCTAATAGTGCCAATTCTGATCTTGAAGAAACAAAAAGACTTAACGCTGAATCTGCTGCAAAAGATCAGCCAATAGGCTCTGGTATGAGTGGTACTTTTTCTAATATTGCCGGATATTCAAGTTCAAATAGTGATCCTGCTAGCAACGACTTAGCTGAAACTAAAAAATTAAACGAACAATCTCGTAGAAATAAACAGTAGTAATAAGTATATATAAAACTTTTAAGGGTATAAATAGTTTATTACAATCAATAACTATTTATACCCTTTTACTTTATATAATTTCTTAAAAATCCTAAAATTATTTTATTTTAATTATAAATAATTGCTTACAACTATGTGAATAGCTGAGTTCCTAAATCTGTTTTTTATATTAACACAGTACTTTTTTGAATATTCATCAACAATATAATTTCTATATAATTCTTCTGTAAGCTTTGTTTTACCAATAATCATAAGTGATCTAGTATTTAAATTTTTAAAATTTTCTGCTAGCCGCCTATGCTGGTCTTCATCAAAACCTCCACCTAATTGAATGTTACCGTAATCATTAAAAACACAATCATATGGTGGATCTAGGAACATTATATCCTTAGAGCTAGCTTTTTTAAATACCTCCTCATAATCCAAATTAAGTATTTGTGCATTTTTAAGCAGCTCATAATGTTTAATGTCTATTCCCTTTGCATTAAACCCCTTGTATCTTCCAAAAGGGACATTGTATTCGCCCTTTTTGTTGTATCTAATCATTCCTGAATAGGAGGTTTTATTAATAAAATAGTACACTGTTCCTCTTAAATACTTCCCGGTTGGGTAGTTAAATTCCTCTCTCAGCTCATAATACAACTTCTCATTCATACTTAAAACTCTTTCTTCAGAATTAATCATTTTCAATGCATCATATTGTTGCTGATTTTTATTGTACACATTCTCCAAAAATTCAAGTTCATTTTTTATCCTACTGAAATTGTTTTTTACATCCACATAAAAATCTATTAATTTAGTATTTATATCATTTATAATTGCATTTTGGGGCTCTAAATCAAAATATACCGCTCCACCACCAATAAATGGTTCATAATAGCTATCATATTTTTGACTTTTCAAGTGATGTATAAATTTTTTTATTTCTCTCGCCTTTCCACCCCTATATTTAATCATTGTTCTCATATTCCCTATTTACCCATACCTTTCATAAATCCTGTCTAATAAATTTATATAATCTCAATAAATAAAAATAACCCTATCCATATGTTTTTTAATTTTCTTTCATAATTATGACCATATGATTATGAATTCCATGTAAGTAATGGAATTATCCACCTCCTCATAAAATATATAATTATATTTACTTTTATCGAATGGAACATAACTTTTAAATACCCCTCACATTACCACTTTACGTACTTTACACTTCTATTTGAAAAATAGCCCAAAATATATGTTCCAGTATATTTATATTATTGATTATTATGTATTTAACCGTAAAAAATAGGCATAGAATATCAACATGACATTCTATGCCTATTTTTTATGTTATTTTTTACCTATTTCCAGCTTATATCCGCTTCTTTTCTAGGTGTAGTTCTAGCATATGTTACATTAGGGTATCCCATTACCATACAAGTTACTGCTTGTTTACCTTCATGTATTCCTAAAAACTCTTGAATTTCCTTACTATTTTGTGCTGCTACTATGAAAAATCCACTAAAGAATGTTCCAAGCCCTAGAGCATCTGTCATAAGCTCCATATTTGAAGAAGCAAGTGCTCCATTAACTTGTGAAGCTGCAGTAACAACTATAACAGCTGGAGCATTAAAGAATAATCTGTCATTCTTTACGGGATCTTCTTTGTATGCTTCATACATCTTAAGCCACATCTCTGCATATCTTTTTGTTAAAGCATTTCCGTTCTTTGAATCCTTAAGCATATTTTGTCCAATATTTTTAAGACTTTCAAATACTAAATCCTTTAGCTCATTTATCTTATCCTTAACAACTATATAGGAAACATCCTGCATATTACTTCCTGTTTGAGTAAATCTTCCTGCTTCAATAATCTTTTCTATTTTCTCTTTTTCTATATCCTTATCTTTATATTGTCTTATAGTTCTTCTAAACTTTATAAAGTTCATTAATTTATCAGCATCTACAGAAAACTCTTCTTTATTGTATTCTTTTACTTCACTCATATCATAATCATCTGTTGATACTGCATTCATAGGACAGACTGCAATACAGTGCCCACATTTTATACAAGTTTCATTGTTTATCTTTGCCTTACCGTCTACTATTTCTATATCCTTTGGAAAACAATCCTTTACGCATTTCCCGCATCCTATGCACTTTTCAATATCTACTGTCATCATAATATCAATCTCCTTATTCAATATATTTTGACATAACCATAAATAAAATTTATAATAGTTATAAATAGCTCTGTAAATATAATCTATAATATATTTAATAGCATACTCTTAAAATTGTTTACTTTCCTAGTATTAAAGCCCGTTTATCAATATATCAGAACTATTCTTCGTTATAATTATAACATTGAACAATTTATTGTGTCCAATTAATATTATTCACAATTTAATAACCAAAAGTTATTTAAGGAGATAGAATATGAATTTACAGCAATTAGAATATCTAAGAAAAATAGCAGAAACACAAAACTTTACAAAAGCAGCTGAAGAGTGTTCAGTGACTCAGCCAGCTCTAAGCAAAGCCATTTCAAAGCTAGAGGATGAATTAAATACACCTCTCTTTAAACGAAACGGTAGAAATATTGAACTAACAACTTTTGGAAAAGTATTTTTAAAACATTCAAACATAGCCTTAACAGAAATAAAAAAGGGTATTAACGAACTTCAGGAAATGCTTAACCCAAATAAATCGACAATATCTATAGCATCAACTCACTGCATAGGATCATATTTCATACCTTTTTTAATAGGCAACTTTTTAAATGAGCATAAAGATATAAAATTTGAATTTTGCCATAAAGCTACGCCTGAAATACTTAGGGATTTACAATACGGAAAGATATCCTTAGGCTTTTATGATGATCCAAATTATATCAATAAGTTTAGAGAAATTAAATCTGTACCAGTATCAAAGGAAGAGTACGTTCTTATTGTGCCAAAAAAACATCCTCTTTCAGATAAAACAGAGGTTTCTCTTAAAACTTTAAAGGACGAATCCTTTATTGTACTCAATGATAGCACAAAGGATAATTTACTTTCTTACTCTGAATTTATAAATCATACTACAGAAATTTCCGTACAACCTAATGAAGTATCTATGCTTGGTGGTTTAGTTGCGGCAGGTGCAGGTATAACAATAGTTCCAAATACACCCCTTATTAATACAAATGCAGTTTCTATTATTAAAATAAAAGAAGATTTAGGCTATAAGACTATTTATATGGGTTGGTTAGAGGACTCCTACATATCACCTCATATAGATAAATTCATTAATTACGTATTAGAAAATCAGTCTATATAGATTTTTTTATAACTTACTGAATTGTGATTTTTATTATTATAATCCATCTTCATAACCCCTTTTAAATTTGCAATAAATTCACGGGATGCTCTTGTAAGGTACTCCCCTTTCCTATATGCAACTACCAATGTATGCTCGAGGCTATCTATTATAAAATCATTCTCTTTTCCATTTGTGTTCAAAAGATATAACACATTCTCTGGAACAATAGTAAAACCCATTCCTGATGACGCCATACGATACGCTGCATCTAAATTTGTAATTTCGAGAATTATATTTGGTTTAGCTCCTATTCTCGAAAATATATCATCCACTATAAGCCTTATTCTCTGTCCTTTTTTTAGTAGTATAAACTTCTCATTTCTAATAAAATTAAAGCTAATCCTTCCATCAACACTACATATAGGATGTTTCTTAGGCGCTATAAGAAAAATTCTCTCATTCATAATAGACTCATATGTAATTTTTTCATGCTGCACTGGAAGCGTTAATATTGCAATATCTATTTTTCCTTCTAATAGCATTTTCTCTAACTCAGACACTATATTTTCTTCAACAATTATCTCTATGTTAGGGTACTCTTTATAAAATTTAGGTATTACAAGAGGCAATATGTATCTACCCGCTTGACTTGGAACCCCAATTATAACACGACCTTTACTCAAATTCGCTATATCATTTAACTCCTTTGTGAGCTGATTATTTAAATTAATTATATTTCTTGCAGTTTCAATATATTTCTCTCCTGCAAAGGTTAAAGTAATAGTTGCTGAAGTTCTATCAAATAATTTTACTCCTAGGCTATTTTCTAATCTTATTATATATTGACTCAGGGATGGTTGTGATATATAAAGTCTTTCTGCCGCTCTAGAGATGCTTTTTTCCTCCGCTATGGTCTTTACATATTCAAATTGACGAAAATCCAATGTTTTTCCCCCTTTTAATCTATTTTTCACTTAATATAGTTTTATCCTATGAACTATATAATATTAATAGTATTATACACTTAATTAAAATGAAAATATAATATAAATGTTCATTAACAAAAGATTTACACTTAAATACGAAGGGAAGTTATCAGAACTTGTCTACAAAAGATATTGATATATTGCAAAAAAACAAAATAAGTATTCCTAGCTTTGCTTGTGAATCTCTAACACTTGGTGCGCTATTAACTGTAGTTGGTGGTTTCTTAGATGCCTATACCTTTATAGGCCGTGGTGGTGTTTTTGCCAATGCCCAAACTGCAAACATTGTTCTTCTTGGTATAAATACCTTTAAAGGCGAATTTAAAAAGTCACTAATTTATCTTTTACCTATTATAGCCTTTATTTTAGGAGTTTTTGCTGCTGAAATAATAAAAAAAAGTTCATCGCTACCGTTTATACCAAACTGGCAGAGATCAATTTTAATACTTGAAATAATCATACTTTTTATAATTGGCTTTATACCTAACTCCGTTTCTAATTCTATTATAAATATCACAGTTTCCTTTGTTGCATCTCTCCAATACTGTTCCTTTAAAAAGCTTGGAAACTCAACCTATGCAACTACAATGTGTACAGGAAACTTACGTTCAGCTTCACTTTTGGCCTACACTGCATTTTCAAAAAGGGACAAAGAAGCTGCCGTAAAATCAATTCGATATTTTGCTATTATTTTTGCTTTTATATGCGGGGTATCTGTTGGTGGTTTTTTAACTTTATTTACAGGTGTCCATGCAGTATGGTTGGTAGATATATTACTACTTATAATACTTATATTGATGGATTTAAAATGAAAACAAGGGGTTATCGCAATAATTTTTTAGTGCGACAGCCCCTAAATTTTATTCTCTGAACACTATATAAGCTATGTAATTAAGAGTTTCATAGTAACCGTTATAAAACAAACTATTTCTTATAATAGTCTTTCTCAAATTCTATGCCATCAAAAGTTTGAATCTTTGGCCTTTGTTCTACATAATGCAGTTCATTATATATCTTATGAAATTCTTGAGGAACGTTTTTATCTATACTATAAAAAGAATCATTATAAGAAATTTTATCACCAAATATACTTATAGAAAGATCATCTTTATTATTATTGACCATAGTTATAGAAAATGCCCATCCCTTAACATGCGGATTAGGAATTTTCTTAATTTTTATAGATGTAAAAAATTTCTTTATTCTTTTTATATCATCACTGGAAGTAACTCTCTTCTCCATTACTGGATTACCAGTTCTAATAATTTTTATATACTTACATGAATAATTTAATAAGGACATATTTCTATTAGAATCAGGTTTACTAATCTTAACTTTCCTATTTTTAAAAACCCTCATACCAAATAAAATAACTCCTATCAATATAAAAATTAAGACTACAAATAAGATTTTTTTTAATCTACCTCTAAACATAAACTATTTTTTATATTATATATAAACTACATAATCCGACCAAGCTTTACTTACAAACGCTGTATTATTTCCTCGACTACTTATAACTCTATAAAATAAAGGCATAACTGTAATTTTGTGTTCAACAAAAATTTCTATAATAGTATCAAAGAAAGATTTTTCTGGTTTACTATGAAAATAATCGTCTTCAAAAATTTTTGAGTTTTCTTTTTTGTTTCTCTCAATTTTATTTTCCCATTCCGTTATACTCAAGTTTTTCAATGCAATTTTATGATTCCTCCATACTAATTTAAACGGAGCACAGGCTTTAAATCCTCCAGTTAAACAATCTAAAATATTTAGCTCATCAGTTCCATAGTATCCACCAGGACCATTGATTGCTTCACCTAATGCACAGAAAAAAGATTCATAAGTGGTGATATTATTCCCATCTAAATAATATGTTTCATAACTAACATTTTCATATGGTTCATAATAAGATCGTTTATAACTAAAATGATATATTTTAACTATATTCAACCATGCCTCTTTGTTTTCATCACTTAGTTTTATCCATTCATTTTTTTGGTTTGGTTTACCTGTTCTCCACTTATCCCAAATTTCTATTTCATCTCCAGCAGTAATACTATTTAGAACTACAATCAGAGATAGTTTTGCATCATTTTTAATTTTTTCTAGTTCATTATGTTTTATTTCTTCAATTATGCTGAATTGATATTCACCTATTGATATTCCTTGAAAATCTAGTACATCTAAAGTACATGGTCCTATAATAGTAGCCTTACTTTTTTTTAAGTATTTTAGGTATTCATCACATACTTGAAAATCAATAAGTTCTAATTTATGATATCTTACATTATCATTATTTAAAATAGAATCGCCATTTAACCCAATTATATTTTGGCAGTAGCCTACTAATTCATCATCACAACTTAATGAAAATTTATATTTCATGTTATCACTCCTATTGTAAATATAATTACATTAATTATTTACCGCCATCCGGAAACCATGGGCCAGGAAAAATCTTTATTCTATTATAATTATGATTTTCTACATAACCCATTTTAATAATATTTTTTGAACTATCATGCAATACTAAAATCATATTATTGGTTTCTATGGGTTTCCCTTTAGAATCATAAACAACAGTACCATCTTTATTTTTTTCGTCAATTTACCACTTATATCTTATTTAAAATGCTTTTTATTTTATTATATACACTTATTTATATTTCTCTAAAATAATCATCATGATATTCTCCATCTAAACCATAAATAACTTCATATTCAGCAAACTCATCATCATTGTATTCTAATCGTATTTTAACAGATATGTATTTATATGTACCATCATTGGTATCATAATTTTGCCATGTATTTATTACATAAGCTACACTGTGAAAAATTATTTTAATATCCTTTTCTTTTTTATCACCAAATACCTCATTATAATCTTCAGGTTCTTCCTCTTTGTAATAAAATATATAATTTTTATAGTTTTTTAAAACCATTTCTTTCACATCATGTTCAGATAACCATTCTTCTAAATTCATATATTAGCCTCCCTAATGCATTCCTTTTCTAAAGTAATCAAATATAATTTCACCATTACTATTCTTATAACCTAAAATTCGATAATCTCCATACTCTTTATTTTTTACTTTTATTTCATATGTATATATTTTATCTCCTTTTTTCATTCCTGGACCTTTTAGTTTCTTAATTCCATTTTGACCTTCTGCACCTACTATACCCTTATTTTTAGCTTTTTCAAAAGCTTCAATGCCTTTTTGTCCCCATTTTTTCTTTATATCTTTTATAGCCTTTGGAGTAATTTCGCTAGGATTATTATAGCCCTTTTCCATCTTACTAAGATAAAAGCTCCCCTTAGCAAAATCACTACCAAAATGTGAAAGAGAAGAGCCTATCATTCCAACACCGTGTGCAGCTACCGCAACACCAACACTTTCTACTGCTGGTACTGCCGGCGCAGCAGCTCCATCGGTAGCTAATGTTAGTGCTCCTGCACCAAATCCTCCTACCCCCATAATGGACAGTCCACCAAAAAGCTCTAATGTTCCTTGTACTTCACCTTCTAAATCTCCAGCCATTTTACCGTACTGATATGCTGCTAAAACTCCATACCTGTTTTCATTCTCTAACTTATATATTAATCTTTTATCATTATATACGCCTAATAAACCAGGCAAACCAAGTGCTAAATTATTGGCAACAGAAACTGCCGCACCTAATTCAAAATATCCTATACCACTTCCTACCTTACTTGCATATCCTACAGCCTTTTTCATATTACTTATAGTTTCTTTTGAATCAGTAACTTTTGAGAATTTCTCTTCTCCTCTAATTATAGTATTTAATTTTATACCATTGCCACTATCCTTATCTGCTTTTATTATAGCATCTTTTGCCTTACTTAATTGTATTGATAATTTATATAGCGTTTCTGTTACTTCTTTACCCGATTTTAAGACATCATCTATATTCCTTTGTATTTCTATTGATGAAGCTCCTACATATACATTTTTAACTCCATTTTGTGCTTGTCTTAATCTATTTATCGCAGTAGTTGACATATCCCCCATTTGCTTAAATTTAGATATCATGGAGTCCATAATACGCACTTCCATCTTTATTTTGTCCGCCAATTTACCACTTCTTCCTTAGTATAACTCATTTTTTTATAATACTATTTTTAGTAAATTATATCAACTATTTTAATTATTATTTTAATCTAATTAACAAACATCCCTTAAATTTTAACTATTATAATGCAAAAATTACGATAATAAAAAGTAGCTATAGGCAACAAAACAACATATTGAATTACGGCATAGTATAATTTATACAATTGACAATGCCGTAGCATTAAAAATATGCTACGGCATCGTCCTTTTGTTTTATATATTATTTTTAACTCTCATCTTTTTATTCTCCAGCATTAGAGCTGCTATAAAACCCACCAATGCTATTATTCCTGCAGCAATAAACATGTTTTTATAACCTGAGCTTATGGTACTCTGAAAGGTACTTTCAATTACTGCTCTTTTTTGGTCAATCTTATTCAAATAATCCGCCTTCCAACTAGAAAACACTTTATTTAAATCTATATGTGGCGCCATTTTAGAAGTAGGCCCCATCTGCCTTAAAATTTGCGCCTTTATTCCAGGAAGCATTTTATCAATTATGCTTGCTGCAAACTCCTTTAGCACCTTTACTATATTAGTTACATCCGCTGACTGAAACTTTGATATAGCTGCATTTGAAATCTTCCCACTGCCTGATAATTTAGATATATCAATTGTCCTTACAGCACTCTTACCTTGTAAAAAAACTGGAACCGAAATTTGCGGCATCACCGACATAATATTTCCTTGAACTCTTTTACCTGCTTCTGATATAAAATTTATCATTATATTCGGAGAAACTGCTACACCGATTGATCTTATAAGTGATAAAGTTGAAAGAGCCGATGCAGATTCCTTCTCATCCACAAATGATAACATCAAATAGTTGAGTGGAGTTCCCATTGTAAAGCCCATTCCGAAACCTACAAACACAAGTCCTATCATAATAGAAATAAAATTTGGATTTGAGGTTGTATAAAAAGCTAAGAAAAAGGTTCCAAAAACTGTACAAATCATTCCAAGAGCTGTAACAAGTTTAGCTGAATACTTATCTATAAATTTGCCCCCAAGTGGAGCGCTTACTCCAGCGAAAACAGACATGAAGGTTACTAAATATCCTCCATTTCCCGTCTTCAATTTCAATATATTTTCAGCAAACTGGGGAATGAATATAACTGCCATAAGTCCTACTCCCGTTATAAAACCAAGTATTAAAGTTAAAAGTATTTGTTTTTCTTTAAAATATCTTAAATTCAGGATTGGATCTTCTGCTTTTTTCTCTATAACTATAAATATGGGTAAAGTAATAAAAAATACTATTAAGAAGGGATACACTACTGAACTTCGTAAGCTCTTAACAATATCTGAAAAGTTCAAGTTAGTCAAAGCATACATAAGACTTAAAATCATGGCACTCAGCACAATGCTTCCTTTTAAATCCATCTTCTTTTTTGCCTCTCCAAGATTCTCTTTTAAATTAACACTCAGCGCTAAGATAATTAAGCTTATAGGAAGGTTTATAAAGAATATCCAACCCCAATGGTTATTCCCTGCTAAATTCAAAACAGAAGATCCCATTGTAGGTCCTAAAATAGTTGCAATTCCGTAAATGCCTCCTACAAAACCTAGTGCAGTACCTCTTTTTTCAGGCGGAAAGCTGACTCCTATAAATGCATTAGCTATAGGCATAATCCCTCCACCACCGATAGCTTGAATTACTCTAGCTACTAGAAAAAATGTGTAGTTGCCATAAAAGTTTGAAACCCCACAAAGGAAAGACCCTAAAGCAAAGGTTGCTATACTAATAACATAGACTTTCTTCCTTCCATATCTATCAGAAAGCTTACTAACTATTGGCATAGATACAGCATAAGCTAAAGTGTATATTGTCACCATCCAGACACTAAGACTTTCACCTATTCCAAAGCTGCTTCTTATAACATCTCTGGCAGGCGATACAATTCCGCTATCTATCGCACCCATAAAAATCCCCAATAAAAAGATTGCTAATGCAATAATTCTTTTTTTGTCTTTACTCATAATATTCCCCTTTCTGAACATTGTTCATTTAGATTTAAAAAAAATTATATCTTCATATGTTCATATAATTCATCAAATGTTATATATTTATTCTTGCTTAAGTATATAAGATTAGAAACTACAAAGTGTGTAAGTTTTTCAGATGAAAGTTCAGATTTTATATTACCCCTACTTCTTTCTACCTTAAGTATCTCTTCCACTTTAATATAAATATCTTTTATATCTGAACTGGCCTCACTTTTATATCCCTCCAGCATTGCAATTTCATAAAAGATAGATATATACCTATGCACAAATCCTTCTATAGCTAGGTATACCTTTCTTATCTTTTCTTTTAATTCTTCCTTTGAATCTGTAAGTGCTTCTAGGGATCTTATAGTTGCTTTCCAATCATCCTTAAAAATTTCACCTACAAAATCCTCTTTGCTTTTAAAATAATTATAAAAAGTACCTATTGCTATATCTGAATTTTTTGCTATTGTTCTTATACTTAGTTCTCTATAGCTTTTTTCCATAAGTGTTTTTCTACCCTCTAATATAAGTTTTTCTCTTATATTTTCAATTATCTTAGGCATTTTGTCATCCCCCAACTTTATGAACCATG is from Clostridium acetobutylicum ATCC 824 and encodes:
- a CDS encoding VOC family protein, giving the protein MNLSFKINSMYICVHNMDRAINFYENLFNCKVTGKDEIYSVFDINGFRYGLFANKKTGEKKIWGNNCLPSFQVNDIDLILEKLKELNCPIVFPLTNIGKNKVLEFTDCEGNAIEITSPIK
- a CDS encoding DNA adenine methylase gives rise to the protein MIKYRGGKAREIKKFIHHLKSQKYDSYYEPFIGGGAVYFDLEPQNAIINDINTKLIDFYVDVKNNFSRIKNELEFLENVYNKNQQQYDALKMINSEERVLSMNEKLYYELREEFNYPTGKYLRGTVYYFINKTSYSGMIRYNKKGEYNVPFGRYKGFNAKGIDIKHYELLKNAQILNLDYEEVFKKASSKDIMFLDPPYDCVFNDYGNIQLGGGFDEDQHRRLAENFKNLNTRSLMIIGKTKLTEELYRNYIVDEYSKKYCVNIKNRFRNSAIHIVVSNYL
- a CDS encoding nitroreductase family protein — translated: MMTVDIEKCIGCGKCVKDCFPKDIEIVDGKAKINNETCIKCGHCIAVCPMNAVSTDDYDMSEVKEYNKEEFSVDADKLMNFIKFRRTIRQYKDKDIEKEKIEKIIEAGRFTQTGSNMQDVSYIVVKDKINELKDLVFESLKNIGQNMLKDSKNGNALTKRYAEMWLKMYEAYKEDPVKNDRLFFNAPAVIVVTAASQVNGALASSNMELMTDALGLGTFFSGFFIVAAQNSKEIQEFLGIHEGKQAVTCMVMGYPNVTYARTTPRKEADISWK
- a CDS encoding LysR family transcriptional regulator codes for the protein MNLQQLEYLRKIAETQNFTKAAEECSVTQPALSKAISKLEDELNTPLFKRNGRNIELTTFGKVFLKHSNIALTEIKKGINELQEMLNPNKSTISIASTHCIGSYFIPFLIGNFLNEHKDIKFEFCHKATPEILRDLQYGKISLGFYDDPNYINKFREIKSVPVSKEEYVLIVPKKHPLSDKTEVSLKTLKDESFIVLNDSTKDNLLSYSEFINHTTEISVQPNEVSMLGGLVAAGAGITIVPNTPLINTNAVSIIKIKEDLGYKTIYMGWLEDSYISPHIDKFINYVLENQSI
- a CDS encoding LysR family transcriptional regulator, whose translation is MDFRQFEYVKTIAEEKSISRAAERLYISQPSLSQYIIRLENSLGVKLFDRTSATITLTFAGEKYIETARNIINLNNQLTKELNDIANLSKGRVIIGVPSQAGRYILPLVIPKFYKEYPNIEIIVEENIVSELEKMLLEGKIDIAILTLPVQHEKITYESIMNERIFLIAPKKHPICSVDGRISFNFIRNEKFILLKKGQRIRLIVDDIFSRIGAKPNIILEITNLDAAYRMASSGMGFTIVPENVLYLLNTNGKENDFIIDSLEHTLVVAYRKGEYLTRASREFIANLKGVMKMDYNNKNHNSVSYKKIYID
- a CDS encoding YoaK family protein, whose translation is MSTKDIDILQKNKISIPSFACESLTLGALLTVVGGFLDAYTFIGRGGVFANAQTANIVLLGINTFKGEFKKSLIYLLPIIAFILGVFAAEIIKKSSSLPFIPNWQRSILILEIIILFIIGFIPNSVSNSIINITVSFVASLQYCSFKKLGNSTYATTMCTGNLRSASLLAYTAFSKRDKEAAVKSIRYFAIIFAFICGVSVGGFLTLFTGVHAVWLVDILLLIILILMDLK
- a CDS encoding barstar family protein, which encodes MKYKFSLSCDDELVGYCQNIIGLNGDSILNNDNVRYHKLELIDFQVCDEYLKYLKKSKATIIGPCTLDVLDFQGISIGEYQFSIIEEIKHNELEKIKNDAKLSLIVVLNSITAGDEIEIWDKWRTGKPNQKNEWIKLSDENKEAWLNIVKIYHFSYKRSYYEPYENVSYETYYLDGNNITTYESFFCALGEAINGPGGYYGTDELNILDCLTGGFKACAPFKLVWRNHKIALKNLSITEWENKIERNKKENSKIFEDDYFHSKPEKSFFDTIIEIFVEHKITVMPLFYRVISSRGNNTAFVSKAWSDYVVYI
- a CDS encoding HSP60 chaperonin family, which encodes MDSMISKFKQMGDMSTTAINRLRQAQNGVKNVYVGASSIEIQRNIDDVLKSGKEVTETLYKLSIQLSKAKDAIIKADKDSGNGIKLNTIIRGEEKFSKVTDSKETISNMKKAVGYASKVGSGIGYFELGAAVSVANNLALGLPGLLGVYNDKRLIYKLENENRYGVLAAYQYGKMAGDLEGEVQGTLELFGGLSIMGVGGFGAGALTLATDGAAAPAVPAVESVGVAVAAHGVGMIGSSLSHFGSDFAKGSFYLSKMEKGYNNPSEITPKAIKDIKKKWGQKGIEAFEKAKNKGIVGAEGQNGIKKLKGPGMKKGDKIYTYEIKVKNKEYGDYRILGYKNSNGEIIFDYFRKGMH